CTCGAAAATTTTCGGGCGATGCCCCGGTTGTAGACAAGCAATCCGCCCTTTGCCAAAGACGCGAGTCCATCCAGCAGGCCAAAATCGCCCCTCATACTTATAGGTCATAAAAACGGTCCCTTGGAAATCGGATTCGAAACGGTAGCGATAGGGCTCCTCAAAAAGCGTAAAGGGCCCTACATCCAACTCAACCGTATCGATCGCGGCGCGATCGCTCGCATACTCCATAGCTTCCTGTTCCGGATGACCATCGAAACAAGCTCCGACCATCGAACGAATTCTTGCATGATTCGCCCAGCAAATCCCGTTGTGAACGAGTAGAAGACCACCCCCCTCTTCCACAAATCGACAAAGCCGATCCGCCAGTTCGTCGGAAATCGGATCCTTCCAGACGTCCTCGTACCCGACAATCAATGACAGCGATCCATTGAGCTGCGCTTGACGTGAAAGCCCGTCTACGACCTGCACATCAAACGCTGGCTCGAAGGTTTCGAGCATAGGCGCGATCACTCTTCCCAACGGATGGTAGGGTGCCACGCTGTTTCCGAATACAATAGCTTTTGGTGACATCAGTTTTTTACCAAGAGAGTTTGTTTCCATTCAAATCGATAAATTCCGGGCGCTCCGCTATCTCGCGCTCCAACACACGCTTAACGGTTGCTAGAATGAGAGATGCCGCCTCGTCAGATTCGTAGGTTGCTTGCTCGTTCTTGCTCCCATGCATATACGATTTCACGTATCCGGGATGCACTTGCATCACTCTTCCTCCAAGTTCCCTCAGCTGCGTATGCACGAGCGCTCCCGCCATATTGAGAGCAGATTTCGACATGCAATAGCCAAACCAACGATCGCGCCAATTCTGACCGACACTTCCGGCTTCCGAAGAAATATTGACGATCAAACGTTCCTTGCTGGAAGCCACCGAGCTCCATAATTCATGGATCACCCGCAACGTACCCACTGCGTTGATACGCATTACTCTGAGGATATCGTCGAAATCGAGGCCCGGATCATCGATAGCATGCTCGATATCCCCTAGTATTCCGGCATTGTTCACCAACCAGTCGATTGACAGTCCGGTCGAACGAATCACCTCGCCAACTCTCACAATACTGTCGACGTTCTCAAGGTCCAAAGGAAGCAGCGTTACACGATCCGGATAGTTGGTATAAAGTGATTGAGGGCCCTCTCCTTCCGGATCCAAGCATGCGGCAAACACTGTATCCCCGCACTCTAGGGATTGTCGTGCCAAGGAAAAGCCGAGCCCCCTGTCCGTTCCGGTGACTAGAATCGTTCTCATTTAGAAATACGGTGTCTTCCGGAAAAGCGCTCTAAGCCTCCTTCTCGGCTAGAATCGCATCGATTCGCTTAAGCTCCGCTTCGCTGAAAGTCGCCGTGTCGAGGGCGGCTACGTTCTCCTCGATTTGCGAAACGCGGCTCGCCCCGATCAAAGTGGAAACAACCACCGGATTCCTCAAGTTCCACACCAGCGCCATTTGAGCCAACGATTGCCCACGCTCCTTCGCGATCTCATTGAGAGCACGCACTTTGGCCAACTTGTCTTCCGTCACGTCATCCGACTTGAAGAAGCGCGAATCCCGCCCCGCCCGAGAATCGCTTGGAATACCGTCGAGATAGCGATTGGTCAGAAGCCCTTGAGCCAAGGGACAAAATACCACGCAGCCCATTCCCGAAGATTCGAGAAGATCCGTTAACCCGTGTTCGATTCCACGCTCGAACATATTGTAGCGCGGTTGATGCACCAGGCACGGCGTGCCCAATCGCTTCAACTCATCTACCGCCTTTTGCGTCTGCTCGACGCTGTAGTTGGAAATCCCTACATAAAGGGCTTTTCCAGAACGAACCGCGTAATCCAACGCGCCCATCGTTTCCTCGATCGGCGTGTTCGAATCGGGACGGTGCGAGTAAAAGATATCCACATAGTCCAAGCCGAGTCGCGAAAGGCTTTGATCAAGCGAAGCCATCATATGCTTGCGCGATCCCCAGTTGCCGTAGGGCCCTTCCCACATGTCGTAGCCTGCCTTGGTGGTTACGATCAGCTCGTCCCGATACGCCGCCAGATCCTCGCTGAGAACACGCCCCATGATTCGCTCCGATGCTCCCGGAGGCGGGCCATAGTTGTTCGCTAGGTCGAAATGGTTGATGCCCAAATCAAAAGCCTTGAGTATCAGATCTCTGTTTCGGGAGTATCCAAAGTCGTCTCCAAAATTCTGCCAGAGGCCAAGGGAAAGCGCCGGCAAGAGCAATCCACTCCGACCGCAACGCCGGTAGAAAGCTTCGTTCTGGTAACGTGATTCATTTGCTAGATAGTTCATAACAGTAGAAAATTTCTCCTCTTCGATTTGCTTCGAGCATCTCTAGAAATCGATCGTCTCGAATCTGCTATCAGGAAAAGGTTCGTCCAAAAGTTGAATACAGGTTGCAGGTCCCAGATCGAATTCTCCATCCCACGATCGGAGAGCCCAGACCTCCGACTTTTCCGGAGTCACCTCCAAGGCCTGAAGCGTGCCTTTCCACTCCTCGGGATCCTTGAGTTCGCCAGGACACCAGAATGAGATCAAGGTATTCCCGTTGGCTAGTCGATGCGCTTCCTGAGGCCCGAATAAGCGATAGTCTTTTACGTCTGATTGGTTTAACTCCCACACCACCTCCCCGTCCGGACTGTATTCGCGAACGAATCCACGATTACTCGACACCAATGTATTCCCATTTTGGAGACGCTCTGCTCCCCAAGGGGACAGGACTGCGAGCTCCCAGATACGATTTCCGTCCCAGTCGTATTCAGCTACTTTGTTCCAATCCAGATGGGTTGCCAGCAATGTGCCTTCTTCCGTCACTCTCACCCTACGAAAATGTCCGTGAGTAAACTGGGGATTGCCGGTCGGCAGCTCGACTTCCTTGAGCGTTTCGTTCGTTGCCGTGTTTACAAGCAGCGCTCTCGCCGGATTTCCATTACGAACAATCAGCGCGCGATCGCTTCCTACCGGTTGAGCGACATGTATCTCGAAGCCCTCCGGCGCTTCGTATTCCCAGATCGTTCGCTTGTCCGGTCCGATCAGGCGAGCTCCTTGCATGTAGGCGATCAGCACATTGCCGTTGGCCAGCAACGAAGCGTCGCTAAACTCCTGAATGTTCCCATCTCCATCCTTGAGCGGTATTTGATAGGTCCAATCGATCTGCCCCTTTCGCACGACGAACAGGGTCTGCATCTCTTTCCTGTAGTCCCACTGCCCCGCATAAAGAAACGATTTTCCACCGATTCCAGAACCGTTAGGAGGCGGAGAACTCGACGCGTGAGCAAGCAGTCCAAACCCCATCACGAGCAGCATGGAAAGTAGTCTCATCGAATATCGAAAGGGGTTGATTGGGCAGTTCATGGGGTTGCTTCTCCTACATGACTCTCCACCCAACCAATACCCCAAAGCTATCTCTTCCCTATTTAGACAGTCTAAACGAGAGTGTCTTGAACACTTAGCTACTGTGAAGAAAGGTGTTTAAACAGACCCCCTCACCCTATGGCTAACCGACTTCTAACCTGTCTCCTCGCTGCCGCTCTCTTGGCGCTGCATGCCATTCCATTTCGAGTAATCGCGGCGGAAACTGAAATCCTGATGCTCTCCGGCACCGGCAGCGACGATACCGTGGACTGGGAATTCAAAGTCAACGGCGGGCGCAACGCTGACAAATGGTCTAGCATTCCGGTCCCTTCCAACTGGGAAATGCAGGGGTTCGGCACCTATCACTATTGGGAGGATTGGAACGAAACCCCGGCGCCCGATTCGCTTGGGCAATACCGTCACCGATTCACCGTCCCGGAGTCTTGGGAGAACAAAAGCGTAAGCATCGTCATCGGGGCCGCCATGACCGATGCCGAAGTACGGATCAACGGCGTATCCGCTGGTCCGGCACATCAAGGTGGCTTCTACCAGTTTTCCTACAACATCACCGACCTCTTGAAGTTCGGCGAGGAAAACCTACTGGAAGTCGACGTGCAAAAATACTCCTCGAACGAGTCTGTGAATCTCGCCGAGCGCCAGGCCGACTACTGGCTTTTCGGCGGCATCTTTCGTCCCGTTTGGCTGGAAGCGAAGCCTGCCGCCCACATCGATCGAATCGCCGTGGACGCCCGACACGATGGCTCCTTCACGGTCGACCTCTTCCTCAGCGGCCTCTCGAAATCCGCATCCGTTTCCGCGGAAGTCTTTACCCTCCAAGGGAAGCGCCTAACCAAAACAAAATCGCGACCGGTCGAAGCTGGACAGACCATCGCTCGGATCAGCGGAACCGCGAAGAACATAGAGCCTTGGTCTGCCGAATGGCCTAACCTGTACCAACTTCGCGTCACGCTTCGTAGTGATCGTTCAACGACACATTCGATGGACACGACAATCGGCTTTCGTACGATCGAGTTGCGACCGAAAGACGGTTTCTACCTGAACGGACAAAAGATCATCCTGAAGGGGGCGAACCGTCACAGCATTTGGCCTAGCTCCGGTCGGGCCACCAACGCCTCGCTCAGCGAGGCTGACGTGAAGCTGATGAAGGAGATGAACATGAACGCGGTGCGAATGAGTCATTATCCTCCGGATACGCATTTCCTAGAAGCCTGCGGTCGCCTTGGCCTCTACGTCATCAACGAACTCGGGGGCTGGCAGAAGAGCTACGATAGTGAGGTCGGCCCGCAGCTCGTCCGCGAAACGGTCACTCGCGATGTCAACCACCCCTCGATCATCATCTGGGCAAATGGAAACGAAGGCGGTTGGAATACCGATCTCGACGACGATTTCGCCCTCTACGATCCACAAAAGCGCCCGGTCATCCATCCCTGGCACAACTTCGGCGGCATCAACACCAGCCATTACGAAAACTTCGACTCTGGGCCAAACTGGTTCTTTCACGGCGAGGACCTGATCATGCCCACCGAGTTTCTGCACGGCCTCTACGACGGCGGACACGGAGCGGGACTCAACGATTGGTGGAAGCGCATCCAATCCCATCCACTCGGACTCGGCGGCTTTTTATGGGCCTTCGCCGACGAAGGCATCGTGCGGGAAGACCAGGACGGAGCGATCGACGTGGCAGGCAATCGCGCGCCAGACGGCATCGTTGGACCCTACCGCGAGAAGGAGGGCAGCTTCTATACCATCAAGGAAATCTGGGCCCCTATCTATCTTCCGAGAACCGAAGTCGATACGCTTCCGCCTTCCTTCGACGGGCGACTTCGCATTGAAAACCGATTCTCCTTCACCAATATCGATCAACTCAGCTTCAATTGGAAGCTACTCGCATTCCTTGGTGACAGCCTTGACGGCTCCAAAACGGAAATTGTCGAGACCGGCCGTATCGAGCCTCCCTCCGTCGCTCCGCTTCTAGATGGTTTCCTAGAAATGGAGCTGCCAGACGATTGGGCTAACAACGATGCCCTGACCTTGTCCGCCCACTATCCCGACGGCCGCGAAATCTACACTTGGTCATGGATGTTAAGCGATCCAAGCGCTGTTGCTGAAAGGCTGCTCGATAACCAAGATTCCAATACAACAATTGAAGAGTCAACTGCAGCGATCGTCCTACGAAACGGCTCGTCCTCTGCTGTCATTGATCGCAGCACCGGAATGCTCTCTCGCCTCGCGAACGATGATTTCAGTTCGCCACTCAAGAACGGGCCGATCCTACTGTCGGGCGAATCCGAGCTGCAGTCTATCGACGTGGAAAACGGCATCGTGGTAGCGAATTACGACGGGCCGCTCAAACAGGTATCCTGGGAGTTGCTTTCCGATGGTTGGCTCAAACTCGACTACACGTTTTTCCACCGCTATTTCGAGCCCACAGTCTACTTCGGCGTGTCGTTCGACTACGACGAGACGCAAGTCTCAGGAGCTCGCTGGCTCGGCAAGGGCCCTTACCGAGTTTGGAAAAATCGTAAGAAGGGAGCGGAATTTGGCATTTGGCAAAAAGCCTACAACGATACTGTCACGGGAGCCAGCTGGGCGTATCCAGAATTCAAGGGCTTCCACGACGATGTTTACTGGGCTCAACTGCAGAGCGACGCCACTCCGCTCGAAATCGTAATCGCGTCTCCCGATATCAATCTGCGGCTCTTCACGCCAAGCGAAACGGAAGAGCCCGCGAATACCCATGTCGATTTTCCTGCAGGCGATCTTTCCTTCCTGCACTCCATAGCCCCCATCGGCACCAAGTTCAAACCCGCCGCCAAGCATGGGCCCGAGGGGCAACCCAGCTGGCCACAT
The DNA window shown above is from Pelagicoccus sp. SDUM812003 and carries:
- a CDS encoding aldo/keto reductase encodes the protein MNYLANESRYQNEAFYRRCGRSGLLLPALSLGLWQNFGDDFGYSRNRDLILKAFDLGINHFDLANNYGPPPGASERIMGRVLSEDLAAYRDELIVTTKAGYDMWEGPYGNWGSRKHMMASLDQSLSRLGLDYVDIFYSHRPDSNTPIEETMGALDYAVRSGKALYVGISNYSVEQTQKAVDELKRLGTPCLVHQPRYNMFERGIEHGLTDLLESSGMGCVVFCPLAQGLLTNRYLDGIPSDSRAGRDSRFFKSDDVTEDKLAKVRALNEIAKERGQSLAQMALVWNLRNPVVVSTLIGASRVSQIEENVAALDTATFSEAELKRIDAILAEKEA
- a CDS encoding ThuA domain-containing protein, giving the protein METNSLGKKLMSPKAIVFGNSVAPYHPLGRVIAPMLETFEPAFDVQVVDGLSRQAQLNGSLSLIVGYEDVWKDPISDELADRLCRFVEEGGGLLLVHNGICWANHARIRSMVGACFDGHPEQEAMEYASDRAAIDTVELDVGPFTLFEEPYRYRFESDFQGTVFMTYKYEGRFWPAGWTRVFGKGRIACLQPGHRPKIFENPSYREVLRASAFWCAGIQRQPAK
- a CDS encoding glycoside hydrolase family 2 TIM barrel-domain containing protein — translated: MANRLLTCLLAAALLALHAIPFRVIAAETEILMLSGTGSDDTVDWEFKVNGGRNADKWSSIPVPSNWEMQGFGTYHYWEDWNETPAPDSLGQYRHRFTVPESWENKSVSIVIGAAMTDAEVRINGVSAGPAHQGGFYQFSYNITDLLKFGEENLLEVDVQKYSSNESVNLAERQADYWLFGGIFRPVWLEAKPAAHIDRIAVDARHDGSFTVDLFLSGLSKSASVSAEVFTLQGKRLTKTKSRPVEAGQTIARISGTAKNIEPWSAEWPNLYQLRVTLRSDRSTTHSMDTTIGFRTIELRPKDGFYLNGQKIILKGANRHSIWPSSGRATNASLSEADVKLMKEMNMNAVRMSHYPPDTHFLEACGRLGLYVINELGGWQKSYDSEVGPQLVRETVTRDVNHPSIIIWANGNEGGWNTDLDDDFALYDPQKRPVIHPWHNFGGINTSHYENFDSGPNWFFHGEDLIMPTEFLHGLYDGGHGAGLNDWWKRIQSHPLGLGGFLWAFADEGIVREDQDGAIDVAGNRAPDGIVGPYREKEGSFYTIKEIWAPIYLPRTEVDTLPPSFDGRLRIENRFSFTNIDQLSFNWKLLAFLGDSLDGSKTEIVETGRIEPPSVAPLLDGFLEMELPDDWANNDALTLSAHYPDGREIYTWSWMLSDPSAVAERLLDNQDSNTTIEESTAAIVLRNGSSSAVIDRSTGMLSRLANDDFSSPLKNGPILLSGESELQSIDVENGIVVANYDGPLKQVSWELLSDGWLKLDYTFFHRYFEPTVYFGVSFDYDETQVSGARWLGKGPYRVWKNRKKGAEFGIWQKAYNDTVTGASWAYPEFKGFHDDVYWAQLQSDATPLEIVIASPDINLRLFTPSETEEPANTHVDFPAGDLSFLHSIAPIGTKFKPAAKHGPEGQPSWPHRGGQSFSATIFFRLTPP
- a CDS encoding SDR family NAD(P)-dependent oxidoreductase, which encodes MRTILVTGTDRGLGFSLARQSLECGDTVFAACLDPEGEGPQSLYTNYPDRVTLLPLDLENVDSIVRVGEVIRSTGLSIDWLVNNAGILGDIEHAIDDPGLDFDDILRVMRINAVGTLRVIHELWSSVASSKERLIVNISSEAGSVGQNWRDRWFGYCMSKSALNMAGALVHTQLRELGGRVMQVHPGYVKSYMHGSKNEQATYESDEAASLILATVKRVLEREIAERPEFIDLNGNKLSW